One region of Rhodocaloribacter litoris genomic DNA includes:
- a CDS encoding glutamine--tRNA ligase/YqeY domain fusion protein, with product MAEDTIHTPVTHPDRDDAARSNFIRDLVEEDLRSGRIRQVVVRFPPEPNGYLHIGHAKSICLNFGLAEEFGGVCHLRFDDTNPETEDLEYVEAIKRDVRWLGFDWGDREFYASDYFEQLYDWAVELIKQGKAYVDDLSLEEIREYRGTVTEPGRESPYRNRPVEENLRLFAEMRAGKYRDGEKVLRARIDMASPNMKMRDPLMYRIRHARHYRRGTAWCIYPMYDWAHGQSDAIEGITHSICTLEFENNRELYDWFLDNLGIDPRPHQYEFARLNLTYTVMSKRKLRALVEGGYVRGWDDPRMPTISGMRRRGITPEAIRRFCERIGVTKVDSRVDVGLLEHTIRDDLNFRAPRVMGVLRPLKVVLTNYPEGRVEWLDASYWPHDVPKEGSRKVPFGRELYIEQDDFMEDPPRRFHRLAPGREVRLRYAYIIRCEEVVKDADGNVVELRCTYDPETKSGGARANRRVKGTIHWVEATHALPMEVRLYDRLFNVPDPEEASGDGREDFIAHLNPASLVVLPEARIEPSVADDPPETRYQFERQGYFWQDPVDSKPGALVFNRIVSLRDSWARIARKAEAAPAQTSRSPRPGPAKSPAPAPVERDPYETLTPAQRRRFDRLTGLGLGREEASVLAVDAALAAYFEQVRAVHDNPVSVANWLVHEVQRARKETPLEALPFGPEAVGRLVALVDRGVITGRIAKEVFEEMMAHGGDPETIVETRGLRQVADPEALAPVVEAVLAAFPEKVVQYREGKKGLLGFFVGQVMQRTQGRANPELARDLLTDRLATT from the coding sequence ATGGCCGAAGATACGATCCACACCCCTGTCACGCATCCGGACCGCGACGACGCGGCACGGAGCAACTTCATCCGCGATCTCGTCGAGGAAGACCTGCGGAGCGGGCGCATCCGGCAGGTCGTGGTCCGCTTTCCGCCCGAGCCGAACGGCTACCTGCACATCGGGCACGCCAAGTCGATCTGCCTCAACTTCGGCCTGGCCGAAGAGTTCGGCGGCGTCTGTCACCTCCGCTTCGACGACACCAACCCGGAGACGGAGGACCTCGAATACGTCGAGGCCATCAAGCGGGACGTCCGCTGGCTCGGCTTCGACTGGGGCGACCGGGAGTTCTATGCCTCGGACTATTTCGAACAGCTCTACGACTGGGCCGTCGAGCTCATCAAGCAGGGCAAGGCGTACGTGGACGATCTGAGCCTGGAGGAGATTCGGGAATACCGGGGCACGGTCACCGAGCCCGGGCGGGAAAGCCCGTACCGGAACCGCCCGGTGGAGGAGAACCTGCGCCTCTTTGCGGAGATGCGGGCCGGCAAGTACCGCGACGGCGAGAAGGTGCTGCGGGCCCGGATCGACATGGCTTCGCCGAACATGAAGATGCGGGATCCACTCATGTACCGCATCCGTCACGCCCGCCACTACCGGCGCGGTACCGCGTGGTGTATCTATCCGATGTACGACTGGGCGCACGGGCAGTCCGACGCCATCGAAGGCATCACCCATTCGATCTGTACCCTCGAGTTCGAAAACAACCGGGAGCTCTACGACTGGTTTCTGGACAACCTGGGCATCGACCCCCGCCCGCACCAGTACGAGTTTGCCCGGTTGAACCTCACCTACACCGTGATGAGCAAGCGCAAGTTGCGGGCGCTGGTGGAGGGGGGCTACGTCCGGGGCTGGGACGATCCCCGCATGCCCACGATCTCGGGCATGCGCCGGCGGGGCATCACCCCGGAAGCCATCCGGCGTTTCTGTGAGCGCATCGGCGTCACGAAGGTCGACAGCCGCGTCGATGTGGGCCTGCTCGAACACACCATCCGGGACGACCTCAACTTCCGCGCCCCGCGCGTCATGGGGGTGCTGCGCCCGCTCAAGGTGGTCCTCACCAACTATCCCGAGGGCCGGGTCGAGTGGCTGGACGCCTCCTACTGGCCGCACGACGTGCCGAAGGAGGGAAGCCGGAAGGTGCCCTTCGGCCGCGAGCTCTACATCGAGCAGGACGACTTCATGGAAGACCCGCCGCGCCGTTTCCATCGCCTGGCGCCGGGCCGCGAGGTGCGCCTCCGCTATGCCTACATCATCCGGTGCGAGGAGGTCGTCAAAGATGCCGACGGCAACGTGGTGGAGCTGCGCTGCACCTATGACCCCGAGACGAAGAGCGGCGGGGCCCGGGCGAACCGGCGCGTCAAGGGCACGATCCACTGGGTCGAGGCCACGCACGCCCTCCCGATGGAGGTGCGCCTCTACGACCGGCTCTTCAATGTGCCCGATCCGGAGGAGGCATCCGGAGACGGCCGCGAGGACTTCATCGCACACCTCAACCCGGCGTCCCTCGTCGTCCTGCCGGAGGCCCGCATCGAGCCGAGTGTGGCGGACGACCCCCCGGAGACGCGCTACCAGTTCGAACGCCAGGGCTATTTCTGGCAGGACCCGGTCGACTCGAAGCCCGGTGCCCTCGTCTTCAACCGGATCGTGTCCCTGCGCGACTCGTGGGCCAGGATTGCCAGGAAGGCGGAAGCGGCGCCGGCGCAGACGTCCCGTAGCCCGCGTCCCGGGCCGGCGAAAAGCCCGGCCCCGGCGCCGGTCGAGCGTGATCCATACGAGACCCTCACGCCCGCGCAGCGTCGCCGCTTCGACCGGCTGACCGGGCTGGGGCTCGGGCGGGAGGAGGCGTCTGTTCTGGCCGTGGACGCGGCGCTGGCGGCCTACTTCGAACAGGTGCGGGCGGTGCACGACAACCCCGTCTCCGTCGCCAACTGGCTCGTCCACGAGGTGCAGCGGGCACGGAAGGAGACGCCGCTGGAGGCGCTGCCCTTCGGCCCGGAGGCCGTCGGCAGGCTGGTGGCGCTGGTCGACCGGGGCGTCATCACCGGGCGCATCGCCAAGGAGGTTTTCGAGGAGATGATGGCGCACGGCGGCGACCCCGAGACCATCGTCGAGACGAGGGGGCTGCGGCAGGTGGCCGATCCCGAGGCCCTGGCGCCGGTCGTCGAAGCCGTGCTGGCCGCCTTTCCGGAGAAGGTGGTGCAGTACCGGGAAGGGAAGAAGGGGCTGCTGGGTTTCTTCGTGGGCCAGGTGATGCAGCGGACGCAGGGCCGTGCCAACCCCGAGCTTGCCCGCGATCTGCTCACGGACCGCCTGGCGACGACGTGA
- a CDS encoding AAA family ATPase, with product MTQAQHSPAPPVDLDELKQGYQRLRDEIGKVIVGQQEIIDMVFVSLICRGHVLLVGVPGLAKTLLIRTLADALHLSFNRIQFTPDLMPSDITGTEIIEEDAATGRRHFKFMQGPIFANVILADEINRTPPKTQAALLEAMQEHRVTAAGQTFVLEEPFFVLATQNPIEQEGTYPLPEAQLDRFMLNLWLDYPTFDQEVAVVRNTTSARHVEVEPVMTKEELLLFQSFVRQVPVADHVIEYAVSLVGKTRPGRDGTPDFVTNYLSYGAGPRASQYLILGAKALALLDGRLTPLVEDVNRMAVPVLRHRIVTNFNAEAEGISTVDLIERLLAHMKHDA from the coding sequence ATGACGCAAGCGCAGCACTCCCCGGCCCCGCCGGTCGACCTCGACGAACTCAAACAAGGCTACCAGCGACTCCGCGATGAGATCGGCAAGGTGATCGTCGGACAGCAGGAGATCATCGACATGGTCTTCGTGAGCCTGATCTGCCGGGGACACGTCCTGCTCGTCGGCGTGCCGGGCCTGGCCAAGACGCTGCTCATCCGCACCCTGGCCGATGCCCTCCATCTCAGCTTCAACCGCATCCAGTTCACCCCCGACCTGATGCCGAGCGACATCACCGGCACGGAGATCATCGAGGAAGACGCCGCCACCGGCCGCCGCCACTTCAAGTTCATGCAGGGCCCGATCTTCGCCAACGTCATCCTGGCCGACGAGATCAACCGCACCCCGCCCAAGACGCAGGCCGCCCTGCTGGAGGCCATGCAGGAACACCGCGTGACGGCCGCCGGGCAAACGTTCGTGCTCGAAGAACCCTTCTTCGTCCTGGCCACCCAGAACCCCATCGAACAGGAAGGCACCTATCCCCTGCCCGAAGCCCAGCTCGACCGCTTCATGCTCAACCTCTGGCTCGACTATCCCACATTCGACCAGGAGGTGGCGGTCGTGCGCAACACCACCAGCGCCCGCCACGTCGAGGTGGAGCCCGTCATGACGAAGGAGGAACTGCTCCTCTTCCAGTCGTTCGTCCGGCAGGTGCCGGTGGCCGACCACGTCATCGAATACGCCGTCTCGCTCGTGGGCAAGACGCGCCCGGGACGGGACGGTACCCCCGACTTCGTGACCAACTACCTGAGCTACGGGGCCGGCCCCCGCGCCTCGCAGTACCTCATCCTGGGCGCCAAGGCCCTGGCCCTGCTCGACGGCCGTCTCACCCCGCTCGTCGAGGACGTCAACCGGATGGCCGTGCCCGTTCTGCGCCACCGCATCGTGACCAACTTCAACGCGGAGGCCGAGGGCATCTCCACCGTGGACCTCATCGAACGCCTCCTGGCGCACATGAAGCATGACGCCTAG
- a CDS encoding peptidylprolyl isomerase, producing MTLCSKHTGLLLALLLIVLLPYDGRAQEMKVLDEIVAVVGEEIILRSDVDAFVVGLLRQQQDLEYSKDLWNQALNQLINEKVLTIHAKRDTTIQVTDDQVEQALEQRIQQMTAQLGGPNRLEEIYGKSLVEIKADLREEFRDQLLADQFRSRKLRQIKITPSEVKAWFNRFPTDSLPTFPETVRLSHIVRFPAITEEARREAMEVITAIRDSIVTGRVSFEEYARLFSDDPGSAQNGGRYENMRLGEVVPEFAAVAARIPIGEISQVFETQFGLHILRVNRRLGDVIDYNHILIAFDESKADPSEAIAYLNAVRDSILTHGMPFELMARRHSEEQSSALRGGRVIDPRTGERDLVLAALGPRWQATLSGLQEGQISEPAEVELLNGRRAYHIVRLERRVPEHRVNLETDYALIEQYALREKQNRELAAWLDKLRESVYIDIRGAASESLVARRN from the coding sequence ATGACCCTTTGCTCGAAACATACGGGGCTGCTGCTTGCCCTCCTGCTGATCGTCCTCCTTCCCTACGACGGACGAGCCCAGGAAATGAAGGTGCTGGATGAGATCGTCGCCGTCGTCGGCGAGGAGATCATCCTCCGCTCCGACGTCGACGCCTTCGTCGTCGGCCTGCTCCGGCAACAACAGGACCTCGAATACTCGAAAGACCTCTGGAACCAGGCCCTCAACCAGCTCATCAACGAAAAAGTCCTGACCATCCACGCCAAACGGGACACCACCATCCAGGTGACGGACGATCAGGTGGAGCAGGCGCTGGAACAACGCATCCAGCAGATGACCGCCCAGCTCGGCGGCCCCAACCGGCTCGAAGAGATCTACGGCAAGAGCCTCGTCGAGATCAAGGCCGACCTGCGCGAGGAGTTCCGGGATCAACTGCTGGCCGACCAGTTCCGCAGCCGCAAGCTCCGGCAGATCAAGATCACCCCGAGCGAGGTGAAGGCCTGGTTCAACCGCTTCCCTACCGACTCGCTGCCCACCTTCCCCGAGACGGTCCGCCTGAGCCACATCGTGCGCTTCCCCGCAATCACCGAGGAAGCACGCCGGGAGGCCATGGAAGTCATCACGGCCATCCGCGACTCCATCGTGACCGGCCGCGTCTCCTTCGAGGAATACGCCCGGCTGTTCTCGGACGACCCCGGCTCGGCGCAGAACGGCGGGCGCTACGAGAACATGCGCCTGGGTGAGGTCGTGCCCGAGTTTGCGGCCGTGGCCGCCCGTATCCCCATCGGGGAGATCTCGCAGGTCTTCGAGACCCAGTTCGGCCTGCACATCCTCCGGGTCAACCGCCGCCTCGGCGACGTCATCGACTACAACCACATCCTCATCGCCTTCGACGAGAGCAAGGCTGACCCGAGCGAGGCCATCGCCTATCTCAACGCCGTGCGCGACTCCATCCTGACCCACGGCATGCCGTTCGAGCTCATGGCACGGCGGCACTCCGAAGAGCAATCTTCGGCGCTGCGGGGCGGCCGCGTGATCGACCCCCGCACCGGCGAACGGGACCTTGTCCTCGCCGCCCTCGGACCGCGCTGGCAGGCCACCCTGAGCGGCCTGCAGGAAGGCCAGATCAGCGAACCGGCCGAGGTCGAGTTGCTCAACGGCCGGCGGGCCTACCACATCGTCCGGCTGGAACGGCGCGTCCCCGAACACCGGGTCAACCTCGAGACGGACTACGCACTGATCGAACAATACGCCCTGCGGGAGAAGCAAAACCGGGAACTTGCCGCCTGGCTCGACAAGCTCCGCGAGAGCGTCTACATCGACATCCGGGGCGCGGCGAGCGAATCCCTCGTCGCCCGGCGCAACTGA
- a CDS encoding peptidyl-prolyl cis-trans isomerase — translation MILRSVLRSVPAPWIGAAAMLAVLAGCRPESPAPDYIARVGDRYLTRGELAAALETLPFVADSAETSRQIIEQWISNELLYREARRLNLRDDPAVRRLLEDNERSVLISAYINRLYENELSEPSPASIQAYFEQHREQLRLREPYVRIRYLAHPDPDSAALAHERLAAARTGPDPDSAWVHIATRFAADPEGVLSLSGTYHPEARLFSAQPRLQEVLRTLNDGQLAPLIAFGNRHHVLQLVERIPAGTVPEPAWIEEELKQRLMIEARKQMYARQVQRLRNEALAREALEIR, via the coding sequence ATGATCCTCCGCTCCGTGCTACGCAGCGTACCGGCACCCTGGATCGGGGCCGCGGCGATGCTGGCCGTGCTGGCCGGATGCCGGCCGGAATCCCCCGCCCCCGACTACATCGCTCGCGTGGGCGACCGCTACCTGACCCGCGGCGAACTGGCCGCCGCGCTGGAGACGTTGCCCTTCGTCGCCGACTCGGCCGAGACCAGCCGGCAGATCATCGAGCAATGGATCAGCAACGAGCTTCTCTACCGGGAGGCCCGGCGGCTCAACCTGCGCGACGACCCCGCCGTGCGACGCCTGCTCGAAGACAACGAGCGGTCGGTGCTCATCAGCGCCTACATCAACCGCCTGTACGAAAACGAACTCTCGGAGCCCTCGCCGGCCAGCATACAGGCCTACTTCGAGCAGCACCGCGAGCAGCTTCGCCTCCGCGAACCCTATGTGCGCATCCGCTACCTGGCCCATCCGGACCCCGACTCGGCCGCCCTGGCCCACGAACGGCTCGCGGCAGCCCGGACCGGACCCGACCCGGACTCGGCCTGGGTCCACATTGCCACCCGCTTTGCCGCAGACCCCGAGGGCGTGCTGAGCCTGTCCGGAACCTACCACCCCGAAGCCCGGCTCTTCTCCGCACAACCCCGCCTCCAGGAAGTCCTCCGCACCCTGAACGACGGCCAGCTGGCCCCCCTCATTGCCTTCGGCAACCGGCACCACGTCCTCCAGCTCGTCGAGCGCATCCCCGCCGGCACCGTGCCCGAACCGGCCTGGATCGAAGAAGAACTGAAGCAACGCCTCATGATCGAAGCCCGGAAACAGATGTACGCCCGTCAGGTTCAACGTTTGCGGAACGAGGCCCTGGCTCGGGAAGCCCTGGAGATCCGATGA
- a CDS encoding peptidylprolyl isomerase, which produces MWRNHAFPGIGVLLLLFLTGAGCSATRQPATDAPLAPNVLAVYEGGRVTVEEFERQYARTVGGRARAAEDSLDAYRDFLERYLDFKLKVRAAEDAGLREDSALQQEIATYRAQLARPYLLEQEVTEPLLRDLYEKQKEVIAASHILIRVPPDAAPEDTLAAYEKISALRDSVLMGVDFGDLAYRHSEDPSARGDGLGARGYLDYFSGGRMVKAFEDAAYRTPVGDVSPVFRSEYGYHLVYVHDRKARPPDVRLSHIMVRVQGNTPADTAAALARVDSLRALLEAGASFADVARQHSDDGGTARAGGDLGWVSYDSRLIEPLRSTAFALENVGDVSEPVLTPFGYHLLTVTERRDLPAYDEARPDLQKTLARLPRAERGNEQFARALRRSFGTRIDTTRVLAAFPDVGADSTHRLLKAGRLADSLRAVPFAAVGNTSYTLGDLVAFTQNNPIPRGADHRSTLLRAVDLFLNYCAIDLEVDRLEERDPEFGATMEEFRNGLLLFRLMEDSVWNAAARDSAALQAHYDAHREAYWFPERKRILGFHHRSDSLLKALRTRLAGGESVATVWEDVRHEPGLRLDTTFIADRTESVFDRALDLPVGGLTGVLPYNRGFVLLLNDGVEPPRAKTFEEARAEVLNDYQKVLEAALLQRLRARYRARTFPERLAGVFARERAAPASSTATQ; this is translated from the coding sequence ATGTGGCGGAACCATGCTTTCCCCGGAATCGGGGTACTCCTTCTCCTGTTTCTGACGGGCGCCGGTTGCAGCGCCACACGGCAGCCTGCCACCGACGCACCGCTCGCCCCGAACGTGCTGGCCGTCTACGAGGGCGGCCGCGTCACGGTAGAGGAATTCGAGCGGCAGTACGCCCGCACGGTGGGCGGGCGGGCCCGTGCCGCCGAGGACTCGCTCGACGCCTACCGTGATTTCCTGGAACGATACCTCGACTTCAAACTCAAGGTGCGGGCTGCCGAGGACGCGGGCCTGCGCGAAGACAGTGCCCTCCAGCAGGAGATCGCCACCTACCGGGCACAACTCGCACGCCCCTACCTGCTCGAACAGGAGGTGACCGAGCCGTTGCTCCGGGATCTGTACGAGAAACAGAAGGAAGTCATCGCGGCGAGCCACATCCTGATCCGCGTGCCCCCGGACGCCGCCCCGGAGGACACCCTGGCCGCGTACGAAAAAATCTCGGCGTTGCGGGACTCGGTCCTGATGGGCGTGGACTTCGGCGACCTGGCCTATCGCCATTCCGAGGACCCCTCGGCCCGGGGCGACGGGCTCGGCGCACGGGGATACCTGGATTACTTCTCCGGCGGCCGGATGGTGAAGGCCTTCGAAGATGCGGCATACCGGACGCCGGTAGGGGACGTCTCTCCCGTGTTCCGCTCGGAGTACGGCTACCACCTGGTGTACGTGCACGACCGCAAAGCCCGTCCCCCGGACGTGCGCCTGAGCCACATCATGGTACGGGTGCAGGGCAATACCCCGGCCGACACGGCGGCGGCGCTCGCCCGCGTCGACTCCCTCCGTGCCCTGCTGGAAGCCGGCGCGTCCTTCGCCGACGTGGCCCGTCAACACTCGGATGACGGGGGGACTGCCCGGGCCGGCGGGGATCTGGGCTGGGTCAGCTACGACAGCCGCCTGATCGAGCCCCTGCGTTCGACCGCCTTCGCCCTCGAGAACGTCGGCGACGTCTCGGAACCCGTACTGACCCCGTTCGGCTATCACCTGCTGACCGTCACGGAGCGCCGGGACCTCCCCGCCTACGACGAGGCCCGCCCCGACCTGCAGAAGACGCTGGCCCGCCTGCCCCGGGCCGAACGGGGCAATGAGCAGTTCGCCCGGGCACTTCGCCGCAGCTTCGGCACCCGGATCGACACCACGCGCGTCCTGGCCGCCTTCCCCGACGTAGGCGCCGACTCGACGCACCGGCTGCTGAAAGCCGGACGACTCGCCGACAGCCTGCGGGCCGTCCCCTTCGCCGCAGTCGGCAACACTTCCTACACCCTGGGCGACCTGGTCGCCTTCACGCAGAACAACCCCATCCCCCGCGGAGCCGACCACCGGAGCACCCTCCTCCGGGCCGTGGACCTGTTCCTCAACTACTGCGCCATCGATCTCGAGGTGGACCGGCTGGAAGAGCGTGACCCCGAGTTTGGCGCCACGATGGAGGAGTTCCGCAACGGGCTGCTGCTCTTCCGGCTCATGGAAGACTCGGTCTGGAACGCAGCGGCCCGGGACTCGGCCGCCCTGCAGGCCCATTACGACGCCCACCGGGAAGCCTACTGGTTCCCCGAGCGCAAGCGGATCCTCGGCTTCCATCACCGGTCGGACTCGCTGCTGAAGGCGCTGCGCACGCGCCTGGCCGGCGGTGAAAGTGTCGCAACGGTGTGGGAGGACGTCCGGCACGAGCCCGGGCTGCGCCTAGACACGACCTTCATCGCCGACCGGACCGAATCGGTCTTCGACAGGGCCCTCGACCTGCCGGTCGGCGGCCTGACCGGCGTCCTGCCCTACAACCGCGGGTTCGTGCTGCTCCTCAACGACGGCGTCGAACCGCCGCGGGCCAAGACGTTCGAGGAGGCCCGGGCCGAAGTCCTCAACGACTATCAGAAGGTGCTCGAAGCGGCCCTGCTGCAGCGGCTCCGCGCGCGTTACCGCGCCCGGACGTTCCCGGAACGCCTCGCCGGGGTCTTCGCCCGGGAACGTGCCGCCCCGGCTTCGTCCACCGCCACGCAGTAA
- a CDS encoding RNA polymerase sigma factor → MHVDDNALIEAFQTGDEFAFVSLYNRYKGPVYAFCVKMLLDRTLAQDVMQETFLRVYENRDRLMKSGSFKAWLFTIARNQCLNQLRRKHRQVPLEPDAVPLLRSPDVPAAHMEKSEQVELVNRFLERLKPDYREVLILREYQNLSYEEIAAVTRSTLSAVKSRLFKARRKLADFMEPVLDQAAGESPRTPPAA, encoded by the coding sequence ATGCACGTGGACGACAACGCCCTGATCGAGGCCTTTCAGACGGGCGACGAGTTTGCCTTCGTCTCCCTCTACAACCGTTACAAGGGTCCTGTCTACGCTTTCTGTGTCAAAATGCTCCTGGACCGGACGCTGGCGCAGGACGTGATGCAGGAGACCTTTCTACGGGTGTACGAAAACCGGGACCGGCTGATGAAGTCGGGCTCTTTCAAGGCCTGGCTTTTCACCATTGCCCGGAACCAGTGCCTGAACCAGCTTCGCCGGAAACACCGGCAGGTGCCGCTGGAGCCGGATGCGGTGCCGCTGCTGCGCAGCCCGGACGTTCCGGCCGCGCACATGGAAAAAAGCGAGCAGGTGGAACTCGTCAACCGCTTTCTCGAACGGCTCAAACCCGACTACCGGGAGGTGCTCATTCTGCGGGAATACCAGAACCTGAGTTATGAGGAGATTGCGGCGGTGACGCGCAGCACCCTCAGCGCCGTCAAGTCCCGGCTTTTCAAGGCGCGGCGCAAGCTGGCCGATTTCATGGAGCCGGTGCTCGATCAGGCAGCGGGCGAGTCGCCTCGAACCCCGCCGGCCGCCTGA
- a CDS encoding zf-HC2 domain-containing protein, translating into MYTSPFPAYGAGPCGGAAEEALNLYLDGELPSEQQPALFAHLAACEACRRRFDAVLKFRRMSRLEYLTVPPSVDDDFFERLARHRAFALRVDRSAERRSLWQRRAVVSFRAAVLVALLLFLVGVLLPEAPAPPRTVVMPPVHGEEERIEFADFELPPRRLEAVYVFYPGLTIEATQTAGGEN; encoded by the coding sequence ATGTATACATCCCCCTTTCCGGCCTACGGTGCGGGTCCGTGCGGCGGCGCAGCGGAGGAGGCGTTGAACCTCTACCTCGACGGCGAGCTGCCGTCGGAGCAACAGCCTGCCCTCTTTGCCCATCTGGCCGCCTGCGAGGCCTGCCGCCGCCGCTTCGATGCCGTGCTGAAGTTTCGCCGCATGAGCCGTCTGGAGTACCTGACGGTGCCGCCCTCGGTCGACGACGACTTCTTCGAGCGGCTGGCCCGGCACCGGGCCTTCGCCCTCCGGGTGGACCGGAGCGCCGAGCGCCGCTCGCTCTGGCAGCGCCGGGCCGTCGTCTCGTTCCGGGCCGCCGTGCTCGTGGCCCTGCTGCTGTTCCTGGTCGGGGTGCTGCTGCCCGAAGCGCCGGCTCCACCCCGGACGGTGGTGATGCCGCCCGTGCACGGCGAAGAGGAACGGATCGAGTTCGCCGACTTCGAACTGCCGCCGCGACGCCTGGAGGCGGTCTACGTCTTCTACCCCGGTCTCACCATCGAGGCGACGCAGACGGCAGGGGGTGAGAACTGA
- the gltX gene encoding glutamate--tRNA ligase has protein sequence MAETVRVRFAPSPTGLLHIGGLRTALYNYLFARRHGGAFLLRIEDTDRTRFVPEAEDDILASLRWAGLEIDEGPEQGGPHAPYRQSQRQAIYREHVQRLLEAGHAYVAFDTPEELEQMRTRLATEDDPSPKYDARTRQHMTNSLTLPAEEVARRLATGEPHVVRLKVEPGETIRFHDLIRGEVAIETDQVDDQVLLKSDGLPTYHLANVVDDHLMGITHVIRGEEWLPSTPKHLLLYRAFGWEPPRMAHLPLILSPNGGKLSKRNAEQAGIPVSVRQYREAGYEPEALVNFLAFLGWNPGDEREILSLQELIEAFSLDRVGSAGVQFNLDKLQWYNEQYLRRMPLDRLVERARPHVERAGYTADDAYLRRVAALMQERIRFAHELATACPYFFEDPVTYDEAGVRKRWKDDAPGLVSAYADRLEALDRFDAATAEAALRALAEARGVGAGRIIHPTRLALSGVTFGPGLFEMMEVLGRETCLRRLRRAVAVLGDGR, from the coding sequence ATGGCCGAGACCGTTCGCGTTCGCTTCGCCCCCAGCCCGACGGGCCTGCTGCACATCGGCGGGCTTCGGACGGCCCTCTACAACTACCTCTTCGCCCGCAGGCACGGCGGGGCGTTCCTTCTCCGCATCGAGGATACGGACCGTACCCGCTTCGTGCCGGAGGCCGAAGATGACATCCTGGCCTCGCTCCGCTGGGCGGGGCTGGAGATCGACGAGGGGCCGGAGCAGGGCGGCCCGCACGCACCCTACCGCCAGTCGCAGCGGCAGGCGATCTACCGGGAACACGTGCAACGGCTGCTCGAGGCCGGGCATGCCTACGTGGCCTTCGACACGCCGGAGGAACTGGAGCAGATGCGCACGCGCCTGGCCACGGAGGACGACCCGTCGCCGAAGTACGATGCCCGAACGCGGCAGCACATGACGAACAGTCTCACGCTGCCGGCGGAGGAGGTGGCCCGCCGCCTCGCGACCGGCGAGCCGCACGTGGTGCGCCTGAAGGTGGAACCGGGCGAGACGATCCGGTTCCACGACCTGATCCGGGGCGAGGTCGCCATCGAAACCGACCAGGTGGATGACCAGGTGCTCCTCAAGTCGGACGGCCTGCCGACCTATCACCTGGCGAACGTCGTCGACGACCATCTCATGGGGATCACCCACGTCATCCGGGGGGAGGAGTGGCTGCCCTCGACGCCGAAGCATCTGCTGCTCTACCGCGCCTTCGGATGGGAACCGCCCCGGATGGCTCACCTGCCGCTGATCCTGAGCCCGAACGGCGGCAAGCTTTCGAAGCGCAACGCCGAGCAGGCCGGCATCCCGGTGTCGGTTCGGCAGTACCGCGAGGCCGGCTATGAGCCCGAGGCCCTGGTCAACTTCCTCGCCTTCCTCGGGTGGAACCCCGGCGACGAGCGGGAAATCCTTTCGCTTCAAGAGCTGATCGAAGCATTCTCGCTCGACCGCGTGGGCTCGGCCGGAGTTCAGTTCAACCTGGACAAGCTCCAGTGGTACAACGAGCAGTATCTCCGCCGGATGCCGCTCGACCGGCTCGTAGAGCGAGCCAGGCCCCACGTCGAACGGGCCGGCTACACGGCCGACGACGCCTATCTCCGGCGGGTGGCCGCGCTCATGCAGGAGCGGATCCGCTTCGCGCACGAACTGGCGACCGCCTGCCCGTACTTCTTCGAGGATCCGGTGACGTACGACGAGGCCGGCGTCAGGAAACGATGGAAGGACGACGCCCCCGGCCTCGTGTCTGCGTACGCGGACCGGCTCGAAGCCCTGGATCGTTTCGACGCCGCCACGGCCGAGGCCGCGCTCCGGGCCCTGGCTGAGGCGCGGGGCGTCGGGGCCGGTCGCATCATTCACCCGACCCGGCTGGCCCTGAGCGGCGTCACGTTCGGGCCGGGGCTTTTCGAGATGATGGAGGTGCTGGGGCGCGAGACGTGCCTGCGTCGCCTGCGCCGGGCCGTTGCGGTGCTGGGCGACGGGCGTTGA